The DNA region GTAGTTGTGGACGATTCGGCAATTCAAAGATTGTCAATAGTTAAACTAATTGAAGGCAATAATAATTTAAACCTAATTGCTGAATATAGTAGTGCATTAGAAACTAAAAACGGTCTTAATACACATAAGGTGGATCTTATCTTTTTAGATATAGAAATGCCTGTTCTTAATGGTTTTGAATTATTAGACGTACTTAATAATAAGCCACAAATTATTTTTGTGACTGGAAAAACAGAGTATGCTTTTAAAGCTTTTAATTACGATGCTACAGATTATTTACAAAAACCAATCTCTAGAGATCGTTTTACACAAGCAGTAGAAAAAGCGGTAGAACAACATAAACTTAAGCAAGATTATAGCCAAGAAGAAGGCGAACATATCTTTGTAAAGAGTAATCTTAAAAAACGTAAAGTTTACATAAAAGACATTAAATGGATTGAAGCACTTGGTGATTATGTAAAACTTGTTACAGAAGATACTAGCCTTGTAGTATTATCTACAATGAAAGCTTTTGAAAAAGAATTACCTGAAGGAAAGTTTTTAAGAATACACAAATCTTACATCGTAAATCTTGATAAAATTGACAGATTTAATAGTAAGAATGTAGAAGTTGGCGCTTATGAAATACCGTTAAGTAGAAACAAGAAAACACAATTAGTCGAAGCTTTAAATAGCATTTAATTAAATACTTACTCATAATTATAAATCCCGTTTCAGAAAATGAAACGGGATTTTTTATGACATCTATTTAATAATTATCCACATTCATTATTAGGCGTACAGATTTAAAATCTCCAATTGCATTAAAACTTGCCTCTACCCTTTTTATAGCTTCTTTTGTTTTCCCTAAATGTTGTCCTTGTGGTATTTTAATCAATATATTTTTATGATACTGATTTCTAATTCTTGATACTGGCGGAAATTCTGGTCCTAAAACATTGTTTTTAAATAATTGCACCAACGCTTTTGTTAACCAATCTGCAGCCAAATTCACTTTATTGTAATCACGATGTTTTATAGTAATCTTTATTAATCTATAAAAAGGCGGATATTTATAATTATAACGATCGTCTAACTGCTCTTTATACATTGCCAAGTAATCGTTGGTAGAGACTTGCTGTAGTATTTTATGATAAGGATTATAGGTTTGTATTAATACTTTACCTCTTTGCGATGTTCTTCCTGCTCTACCAGACACTTGTAGCATTAATTGAAAACTTCTTTCGTGCGCTCTAAAATCTGGAAAATTAAGCATATTATCGGCATTCATAATACCTACTAATTTAACATTTCTAAAATCTAATCCTTTAGTCAACATTTGCGTACCAACTAAAACATCTAATTCTTGTTGCTGAAAAGCTGTAATTATTTTTTCGTAACCAAACTTACCTCTTGTAGTATCTAAATCCATTCTACCAACTTTGACCTCTGGAAAAAGCTGCTTTACCTCTGCTTCTATTTGCTCTGTTCCAAACCCTTTTGTATCTAAATCTGGTGTACCACAAGCCATACATTTTTGTTGCATCGCTATACCATAACCACAATAATGACATCGTAATTGTTTACGATATTGATGGTAGGTTAAACTTACATCGCAATTAGGACATTGTGGCGAGTGACCACAAGTTGTACATTCTACAATTGGTGAATAACCACGTCTATTTTGAAAAAGTATGATTTGTAATCCTTCTTCTAATGCTTCTGTCATTTCTTCTATTAACCTATCAGAAAAATGACCTTTCATGCGTTTTCTTTTGTGCTTATCTTTTATATCTACCAGTTCTATATCTGGCATTTGCACATTGTTATAACGTCTTTTAATTTCCGCTAAACCATATTTACTTTCGGTTGCATTGTAATAACTTTCTAAGCTTGGTGTTGCGCTTCCTAACACTGTTTTTGCATTAAACAAAGACGCTAAAACTACCGCAACATCTCTTGCATTATATCTTGGTGCTGGATCAAATTGTTTAAAAGATTGTTCGTGCTCTTCGTCTACTATAATTAATCCTAAATTATTAAAAGGCAAAAATATAGACGATCGCGCTCCTAAAATTACCTTTGCTTTATTAGAGTTTTCTAAAACATTATTATATACTTCTACTCGCTCGTGTGCCGAATATTTGCTATGAAAAACCGCCACTTGCTCTCCAAAATAATCTTGTAAACGACTTACTAACTGCGTTGTTAATGCTATTTCTGGAAGTAAATACAAGACTTGTTTTCCTTGCGCAACAATACTCTCGATTAGTTTTACATAAACTTCGGTTTTACCTGAAGATGTTACACCGTGAAGCAATACTACATTTTGACTTTCAAAATTTGTATTTATTTGCTGAAGCGCTTCTGTTTGGTATTGGTTTAACTGTTTTGTGTCTTCATTATCTTCTCCTTCGTATTGAATACGATCGGTTTGAATATGATAATCTTCTAATATATTTTTATCAATTAAAGTTTTAATGGTTGAAGACGTTGTTTTACTAACCTCTATCAAATCTGAAACCTTAACCGGTTTTTTAGTTTTGGCAGAAATGGAAAAGAGATTTAAAATCACCTCTTTTTGTTTGGTTGCGTTTTTATTAAGATCGTCTAGTAATGCATTTAAAGCAGCTTCTGAAGTATACTGGTTACTTAACTTGACATATCTTACGTACTTTGGTTTGTATTTGTCGTAAATTTCTTCATTTAGAATTATAGCTTCTTTTTCGACTAATCGTTTAACAACCGGAAGCACATTTTTTTTATCTAAAATACTTGATATGTCTTGAATTTTTAGCGATGACTGATGTTGTAAGGCTTCGTAAATTAAAAATTCGTCGTCTTTTAATTCTTCATCATTAATAACGCTATTCTTGTTAGGACTTATAATTGTTTCACTTTCTAATAAAAAAGCATTTGGTAAGGCTGCACGCATAACTTCGCCTTCTGTACACATATAATATTTAGCAATCCATTGCCATAATTTAAGCTGTTGCTGTGTAACTATTGGCGCTTCATCTAAAATTTGATGTATCTCTTTTGCCTCATAAATTAAAGGTGCAGTTTGATGGATATTTGCGACTATTCCTGTGTAGATTTTAGTTTTACCAAACGGAATAGAAACACGCATACCGATTTGTAAAAACTCACTTTCGGCTTGCGTTATACTGTAAGTAAAGCGTTTTTCTAACGGAATTGGTAAAATGACGTCTATAAAATGCAAATTAATTGTTGTTTAAAAAGTTATTTTACTTTTTCCCAGTATTGTGTAGAATATATAAATCCAAGATAACCTCTTACTTGAAGTTGTCCTTTTTCATTTATTGCGAGTCTTAATTTGTAAGTGTTACCATTTTGAGGATCTATGATGGTTCCGTGCTTGTAATAGTCGCCATCTTTCACTGCATCTTTTATAATTTTTAATCCTAAGATTGGCTTGTTATAATCTTCGCCTTCACATTTTGTACACAAAGCATTTACTTTATTTTGGTCATTTATTTTGACTATTTTACCGTAAACAACTCCGTTTTCCTCATATATTTTTACTACAGATTTTTTTTCACCTTCGTTATTAATTGTTTGCCATTCGCCAAAAATATCCTGAGCAGATATTGACAAACTGAAAAACAAGAGTAATAATGTGATGTATGTTTTCATCTTAAAAACTTTTTCTAAGTTGTTTTAGTGAAATATTAAGCTCAAAACCTAACAGTAAAATATTGGCGTTTAACCAAAGATAAAAAAGCAATATTAGTAATGCGCCGATAGATCCATAAAGTTCGTTGTATTTTGCAAAATTTTCTATGTAAATTCCAAATAAAAACGAAGTCACCATTATTAGCAATGTTGTAAATAATGCACCAACCGAGAAAAACTTGGACGTTTTTCCTTCTGCTGTTCCAAAATAATATAAAACAGCTGTTGCTAAATACACCATTATTATAAAGAACACGTATTGCGCAAAACTTGCCCAAAAACCGATATCTCTATTACTAATAAAACCTCGATCTCTTAAAGGCGCTAATACATATATTTGAAAATATCCTAAAACTGCAACGGTTACAATTAGTAAAAAACATAATATTAATGCAATTCCTAAAGCGTATAAATACTGCTTGACTACATTACGTGTTAATTGATCATGATACGATTTTTCAAAGCCAGAAAATAGTGCATTTACACCATTTGCCATTAAAAAAATAGATAACACAAACACAGAAGATAATAATCCGCCTTGTTGGTTGCTGGTTTTTAAATTTTCGAAAATATTTTCAAAGAAAAAATCTGTTGTAGTTGGCGGTAAAACAGATTCTAGAAATACTAAAAAATCATTTTGAAACTCTTCTATTGGAATTAACGGAATTACAATTATAACAAATAATAAAAACGGAAATAACGCCATAAAAAAGCTATATGCAATAGCACTTGCTCTAGCTGTTAAAGCGCCTTTTGCTATACCAATCACATATAATTCTATCAAATCATATAATGATAAACCTTCTAAACCTGGTAGTTTTATTTTACTCATTAACTTAACTAATAAGTTTACTACCGGAATTTTATTTAGTTTATCCTCTATAGCTTTAGACATAATTTATTAAATGAAATTTTTAAGTAACTTCTATTGCTAACTAATTTAATCTACTGCTTTTAAACTTAAATCTTTATTGTAAACCGAGTGTGTTAACGCTCCAGAAGAAATGTAATCTACACCACAAAGTGCGTAATCTCTAATGGTATTTTCGTTAATTCCTCCAGAACTTTCGGTTAAGCATTTGTCACCAATTAATCTAACTGCTTCTCTAGTATCTTCATAATTAAAATTATCTATTAGAATACGATAAACACCTTCAGATTTTAATATTTCTTTAATTTCATCAAGGTTTCTAGCTTCAACAATAATTTTTAAATCACGGTTTGTGTCTTTTAAATATTGTTTAGTTTTATCTATTGCTTTTGTAATTCCTCCAGCAAAATCTATATGGTTATCTTTAAGCATAATCATATCGTATAATGCAAAACGATGATTTTCTCCGCCACCTATTTTTACAGCCCATTTTTCTAATGCTCTAATACCTGGCGTTGTTTTACGCGTATCTAATACTTTAGTACCTGTACCTTCTAACAGATCTACAAATTCTCTTGTTTTTGTAGCAATAGCACTCATACGCTGCATGGCATTTAACACTAAACGTTCGGCTTTTAAAATAGATTGAGACGCACCTGTAACATAAAATACAATATCACCGTATTTAACATGACTTCCGTCTTCTATCAAAGTTTCTATTTCCATTTTAGGATCTACAAAATGAAATACTTTTTTAGCAAACTCTACACCAGCAATTACACCTTCGTCTTTAACTAATAACTTGGCTTTACCTTGTGATGTAGCAGGAATACATGCTAAACTACTATGGTCACCATCTCCTACATCTTCTCTAATGGCGTTGGCTATAATTAATTCTATCTCTTTATCAAATTGTTGTTGACTGATCATTATATTTTGTTTTGTGTAAAAATAGTAAATTGAATATGGAAATTAGATTATACATTTATGAAATTTAAGCTTAATTTTTATCTTTCCAGAATCTTAAATCGTAAATTTGAACATGACTATAAAATTACTTGCTATAGGAAAAACAGACAATAAGCAACTACAATTACTTATTGACGATTACACAAAACGTTTAGGATTTTACATAAAGTTTGAATTAGAGATAATTCCCGATTTAAAAAAAGTTAAAAATCTTAGCGAAGACCAGCAAAAACAAAAAGAAGGCGAACTTATCTTATCCAAAATAACGACTACAGACGTATTAATTTTGTTAGATGAAAACGGTAAACAATACGATAGTGTACAATTTTCAAACTACCTTCAAAAGCACATGAATTCTGGTATAAAACAACTTGTTTTTGTAATTGGTGGACCGTATGGATTTAGCCAAGATGTATACAATGCTGCAAGAGGAAAAGTATCTTTATCTAAAATGACATTTTCGCACCAAATGGTACGTTTATTTATGATAGAACAACTATATCGTGGTTTTACCATTTTAAAAAACGAACCTTATCACCATAGATAAGGCTATTTAATACAAGTATTTTGTGTCTTTTTAAATTTACTTAAAAATCCATTAGATACTGTAGATAATCCAATAATTACAATAAAAAAGATGTTGTAATTTTCATGATCTTTAAATAAAATAGCAGACAATAAAATAACCGTTGCCCAAATAATTGCGTTGTATATAAGTAAATGTTTCATACAAATATGACGCTATTAAATTTAAAACGTTACAAAAAAAGGGTTGTAATATTTAAAACATTACAACCCTTTCTAATATAGTAAATTAATAGCTTGCAAATGTTTGCTTTCTTTTTTTAAGTTGTTTTTCAAGATCTTTAATAGTATGCTTTACAGCTTGCTCAAAATTATCTTCGGTAGAAGTAGCAAAAATCCTTGGACCAGGTACGCTTAATTCTATTTTACAAATTTTATCTTGTGTTGGATTATTTCTTTTATCAAAATGTACTTCGGCATTAATTATCCAATCAAATTTTTGTGATAAGTTTTTAAGTTTATCTGTGACATAAGTGTTAATAGATTCGCTATTTAACATATGTAAGTATTGAATATTTACAGTCATAATATTAGGTTTAAAGATTCATATATATTCAAATTTACGACTTATCAGGCATCTAAAAAATGACAAAAATCATATAATAATAAAGCCTAATCCTATTAAAAAAATATAACTTTGTTTTTAAATTTAAGACCTAATGAAACTTGTTTTTGCAACCAACAATCTAAATAAATTAAAAGAAGTACAACAATTAATTCCCAATACAATCACACTACTTAGTCTTAAAGACATCGGTTGTTTTGAAGATATACCAGAAACCCAAAATACCATAGAAGGTAACGCTATCCAAAAAGCAGAGTATATTAAAAACAACTATGGATACGACTGTTTTGCAGATGATACAGGATTAGAAGTTGAAGCTTTAAATAACCAACCTGGAGTTTTTAGTGCACGGTATGCTGGTCCACAACGCAATGCAAATGATAATATGGATTTATTACTTAGTAATTTAAAAGACAAACCTAACCGTAATGCCCAATTTAAAACAGTAATTGCACTACACTTAAACAATATATTAAATACGTTTACAGGAATTTGTAAAGGTGAAATTACAACCGAAAAACACGGCGTAAAAGGGTTTGGCTACGATCCTATTTTTAAACCAGAAGATTATCAAGATACGTTTGCGCAGATGGATTTAGAATTAAAAAACAAAATCGGTCATCGTGGTAAAGCTGTACAATCACTGGTCAAATTTTTAAACAACATCGATATATAAACCATTTATTTTAAAGCACTTAAACAATTTTTAACTTAATATATTAATTCTCAAATAAAACACTATCTTTGCACGCTGAAACTCAAACTGGTTTTTGAGAAAATATTCCTCAGAGAGAGGATGTGTTACTAGAAGTTTTAGGGTTAAGTAAGTTCAATGCGCTTCTTTAGGTAACACCAATAATTATGCAATTGAATACTTAATACTTAGAATGAGCACATTCCAACAACTTGGACTTGATGCAGATTTGCTACAAGCCATTAACGACTTAGGTTTTGAAACACCAAGTGAAGTACAACAAAAAGCAATTCCTATTTTATTAGAAAGCGATCGTGACTTAGTCGCGTTAGCACAAACAGGAACAGGTAAAACTGCTGCTTTTGGTTTTCCTATGTTACAAAAAATAGATCCTAGTAGTCGTACAACACAAGGATTAATCTTATCACCTACTAGAGAACTTTGTCTTCAAATCACTAACGAGATGAAGCTATACGGTAAATACCTAAACGGACTTAACGTTACTGCAATTTACGGTGGATCAAGCATTACAGAACAGGCAAAACAAGTAAAACGTGGTGCGCAAATTATTGTTGCAACACCAGGTAGAATGAAGGATATGATAAGCCGTAAACTAGTAGATATTTCTAAAATTGAATACGCGGTTTTAGATGAAGCAGATGAAATGCTTAACATGGGATTTTATGAAGATATTAATGATATATTAGCTAACACACCAATAGATAAAAGTACTTGGTTATTTAGTGCTACAATGCCAAAGGAAGTCGCTAAAATAGCAAAAGACTTTATGTCAGATCCTTTAGAAGTTACTGTAGGTAATAAAAACGAAAGTACTACTAACGTATCACATGAGTATTACTTAGTTAACTCTAGAGATCGTTATTTAGCTTTAAAACGTTTAGCAGATGCAAATCCAGATATTTTTTCGGTAGTATTTTGTCGTACAAAACGAGACACTCAAAAAGTTGCCGAAAAACTTATTGAAGATGGATACAACGCTGGCGCATTACATGGAGACTTAAGCCAAAACCAACGTGATTTGGTAATGAAGTCTTTTAGAAACAATCAAATACAAATGCTTGTAGCAACAGATGTTGCTGCACGTGGTATAGATGTAGATGATGTTACACACGTAATAAACTACCAATTACCAGACGAAATCGAAACCTACACACACCGTTCTGGTCGTACTGGTCGTGCTGGTAAAACAGGAGTTTCTATGGTAATAGTTTCTAAAAGTGAGGTAAGAAAAATTAAAAGTATAGAGCGTATTATAAAACGCCAATTTGATAAAAAAGAATTACCAAGCGGAATAGAAATTTGTGAAGTACAACTTATGTCTTTAGCTAATAAAGTACATAATACCGAAATTAATCACGAAATAGACGCATATTTACCTAGCATAAACGAAATTTTTGAAGATACATCTAAGGACGAATTAATTAAAAAATTCTTCTCTGTAGAATTCTCAAGATTTTTCAATTACTACAAAAACTCAAAAAACTTAAATGTAGAAGCTAGTAGCAGCGATAGTAATCGTGGTGAATCAAGTGGTAATTCTACTAGATACTTTATAAACGTTGGTCGTAAAGATGGTTACGACTGGATGAAATTAAAAGACTATTTAAAAGAAGTATTACAATTAGGTCGCGACGATGTATTTAAAGTAGATGTAAAAGATAGTTTTTCATTTTTTAATACAGAAAAAGAGCACCAAGATAAAGTCTTAGAATTCTTTACAGATTACAAAGAAAACGGTCGATTTATTAATGTTGAAATTACTGAAGATCGCGGAAGAAGAGATCGCAAAAGAGGCGATAGAAACCGTCGTGATGGAGGCAATAGAAGACGAAGAAACGACAATAATAATTCTGAAAAACGCTCTAGACGTAGTAACGATAGTGCGCCTAAAAAAGGAAGACGATCAGACCGCGATAAATCTGAATTTAAATCTACTCACGGTAGACCAAGACGTTCTAGACGTTAAACCTTTTTGTTAATATTTAGTCAAATATTAAAGAAGTCGCTATGATTTAGCGATTTCTTTAGTATTTTTAGTGCATTAAATATATAAATGAAACAATTTTTAGCTTTTTTAATAGTTGTTTTAAGTCTTAACTTTAGTTTTGCTCAAAACAAAAAAGACCAAACAACCTCAACAACTGTAGACTCAACAAAAGTAATTTCAGATAATTTTGTTGGTGGTATCATTATAGACGCAACAACAAGACAACCTTTAGAAAATGTAAATGTTGTTAATCTAAACCAAGTTATTGGTACTGCTACAAATAAAGATGGTGAGTTTGAACTTCGTGCAAAAGCTAACGACACATTACACTTATCCTATCTAGGATTTAAATCTGTTAAAGTAAAAGTCACTAACGACTGGTTAAATAAAATAGAAAAATCTACAATTACTTTAACCGAGCTTGCTTTAGCGTTAGAAGAAGTTGTGGTAACCGAGCTAAAATTAACAGGTTACCTAGAAGTAGACATAAAACAAGTTAATACCAATAACAATTACAGATATAGTATAAATGGCTTAAGTACAGGTTATGAAGCCGGTAAAAAACAACCTAATGCTATTAATAAGGTATTAGGATCTATATTTAATCCTTTAGACTTTTTATACAATACCTTTAGTAAAAAAGGTGGCGAATTGCGTAAGTTAAAAAAGATGAAAGAAGACGATAATATTAGAAATACATTAGCGTCTAGATTTGATCGTGATATGCTTACTGCATTATTAGGTGTTACACGTGTAGATTTAGATGAAATTGTTAGTCAATGTAACTACTCTGAAGAGTTTGTAAACACAGCAAACGATCTTCAAATTTTAGATGCTATTAGCGAATGTTATGAAGAGTACAAAGTACTTAACAGAACTCGTAAAAAACGACTTTAGATGCTAGTCGCTAGTTTTTAGTTATAGATTATTGCCTTTTACCTTTTGCCTTTTGCCTTTTGCCTTTTGCCTTTTGCCTTTTGCCTTTTGCCTTTTGCCTAATAAGAATAAAAGCGCACTACAATTTCATCATAACTTTTAATCGTTTTTTTACACCAATCTAATCGTTTTTCTAACTTTTCTTCTTCGGTTAATTGCCAATCAATTTCTGTCTTTTTAAGTTTTGAAGTCGCATGTTGTAAAATAATTGCAGCACTTACTGAAATATTCAAACTTTCGGTAAAACCAACCATTGGTATTTTTAAAAAACAATCTGCTTGCTGTATAACCTCGTCAGACAAACCTTCGGTTTCTCTTCCAAAGAAAAAGCACGACTTTTTAGTAACATCAAAGTCATATAAATCACAATCCTCTGCATGTGGTGTCGTTGCAACTATTTGATAACCTTTAGCTTTTAGATTAGAAATACAATCTTTTACAGAATGAAATCTATTTAAATCTACCCATTTTTGTGCGCCCATTGCAATTTCTCTGTCAATACGTTTAGTATTAACTTCTTCAACAATATTAACCTCTTGTACACCAAAAACATCGCAACTTCTTATAACTGCACTTGTATTATGTAATTGATAAACATCTTCTGTTGCAACGGTAAAATGTTTTGTTCGTTGGTCTAAAACGCTATTAAAACGCTGTAAACGCTTTGCGGTTAAATAGCTTTCTAAATGGTTTAAAAGTTTTATATCTATCATAGTTTTCAAATATAATTTAAAATAGTAATTTGCTAAAATGAAAACACATTTAGTCGTATTAACTGGCGCAGGAATGAGCGCAGAAAGTGGTTTAAAAACCTTTAGAGATGAAAACGGGCTTTGGGAAGGACATGATGTTATGCAAGTTGCTTCGCCGCAAGGATTTGCAAATAATCCAGATTTGGTTTTAGAGTTTTACAACCAACGTCGTAGACAATTAAAAACCGTACAACCCAATAATGCGCATCTTACTTTAGCACAGTTAGAAAATGAGTTTAAAATTTCTATAATTACTCAAAATGTTGACGATTTGCATGAACGTGCTGGCAGCAGTAATGTTACACATTTACATGGCGAATTGTTTAAAGCTAGAAATATAGAAAATAATGAATCTGTTATTGATTGGACAGAAGATATTATTGTAGGTACAAAAGATAAAAATGGCATACAATTACGTCCACATATTGTATGGTTTGGCGAAGATGTACCTTTAATTAATAAAGCCATTTCTATTTGCGAAACAGCAGATATTCTATTAATAATTGGTACCTCTTTACAGGTTTATCCTGCTGCAAACTTAATGCATTATGTACCACAAAACACACCTTCTTTTTACATAGATCCTAATCCAAATATTAGAAGTACACATTCGCTTAAAGTGATTTCTAAAACAGCTACAAATGGAATTAAGGATTTTATAACTATGGTTAAATAAT from Mesoflavibacter profundi includes:
- a CDS encoding LytR/AlgR family response regulator transcription factor, yielding MILNCVVVDDSAIQRLSIVKLIEGNNNLNLIAEYSSALETKNGLNTHKVDLIFLDIEMPVLNGFELLDVLNNKPQIIFVTGKTEYAFKAFNYDATDYLQKPISRDRFTQAVEKAVEQHKLKQDYSQEEGEHIFVKSNLKKRKVYIKDIKWIEALGDYVKLVTEDTSLVVLSTMKAFEKELPEGKFLRIHKSYIVNLDKIDRFNSKNVEVGAYEIPLSRNKKTQLVEALNSI
- the priA gene encoding replication restart helicase PriA, with amino-acid sequence MHFIDVILPIPLEKRFTYSITQAESEFLQIGMRVSIPFGKTKIYTGIVANIHQTAPLIYEAKEIHQILDEAPIVTQQQLKLWQWIAKYYMCTEGEVMRAALPNAFLLESETIISPNKNSVINDEELKDDEFLIYEALQHQSSLKIQDISSILDKKNVLPVVKRLVEKEAIILNEEIYDKYKPKYVRYVKLSNQYTSEAALNALLDDLNKNATKQKEVILNLFSISAKTKKPVKVSDLIEVSKTTSSTIKTLIDKNILEDYHIQTDRIQYEGEDNEDTKQLNQYQTEALQQINTNFESQNVVLLHGVTSSGKTEVYVKLIESIVAQGKQVLYLLPEIALTTQLVSRLQDYFGEQVAVFHSKYSAHERVEVYNNVLENSNKAKVILGARSSIFLPFNNLGLIIVDEEHEQSFKQFDPAPRYNARDVAVVLASLFNAKTVLGSATPSLESYYNATESKYGLAEIKRRYNNVQMPDIELVDIKDKHKRKRMKGHFSDRLIEEMTEALEEGLQIILFQNRRGYSPIVECTTCGHSPQCPNCDVSLTYHQYRKQLRCHYCGYGIAMQQKCMACGTPDLDTKGFGTEQIEAEVKQLFPEVKVGRMDLDTTRGKFGYEKIITAFQQQELDVLVGTQMLTKGLDFRNVKLVGIMNADNMLNFPDFRAHERSFQLMLQVSGRAGRTSQRGKVLIQTYNPYHKILQQVSTNDYLAMYKEQLDDRYNYKYPPFYRLIKITIKHRDYNKVNLAADWLTKALVQLFKNNVLGPEFPPVSRIRNQYHKNILIKIPQGQHLGKTKEAIKRVEASFNAIGDFKSVRLIMNVDNY
- a CDS encoding DUF2147 domain-containing protein, yielding MKTYITLLLLFFSLSISAQDIFGEWQTINNEGEKKSVVKIYEENGVVYGKIVKINDQNKVNALCTKCEGEDYNKPILGLKIIKDAVKDGDYYKHGTIIDPQNGNTYKLRLAINEKGQLQVRGYLGFIYSTQYWEKVK
- a CDS encoding YihY/virulence factor BrkB family protein, with product MSKAIEDKLNKIPVVNLLVKLMSKIKLPGLEGLSLYDLIELYVIGIAKGALTARASAIAYSFFMALFPFLLFVIIVIPLIPIEEFQNDFLVFLESVLPPTTTDFFFENIFENLKTSNQQGGLLSSVFVLSIFLMANGVNALFSGFEKSYHDQLTRNVVKQYLYALGIALILCFLLIVTVAVLGYFQIYVLAPLRDRGFISNRDIGFWASFAQYVFFIIMVYLATAVLYYFGTAEGKTSKFFSVGALFTTLLIMVTSFLFGIYIENFAKYNELYGSIGALLILLFYLWLNANILLLGFELNISLKQLRKSF
- the nadC gene encoding carboxylating nicotinate-nucleotide diphosphorylase, which codes for MISQQQFDKEIELIIANAIREDVGDGDHSSLACIPATSQGKAKLLVKDEGVIAGVEFAKKVFHFVDPKMEIETLIEDGSHVKYGDIVFYVTGASQSILKAERLVLNAMQRMSAIATKTREFVDLLEGTGTKVLDTRKTTPGIRALEKWAVKIGGGENHRFALYDMIMLKDNHIDFAGGITKAIDKTKQYLKDTNRDLKIIVEARNLDEIKEILKSEGVYRILIDNFNYEDTREAVRLIGDKCLTESSGGINENTIRDYALCGVDYISSGALTHSVYNKDLSLKAVD
- the rlmH gene encoding 23S rRNA (pseudouridine(1915)-N(3))-methyltransferase RlmH, yielding MTIKLLAIGKTDNKQLQLLIDDYTKRLGFYIKFELEIIPDLKKVKNLSEDQQKQKEGELILSKITTTDVLILLDENGKQYDSVQFSNYLQKHMNSGIKQLVFVIGGPYGFSQDVYNAARGKVSLSKMTFSHQMVRLFMIEQLYRGFTILKNEPYHHR
- the hpf gene encoding ribosome hibernation-promoting factor, HPF/YfiA family translates to MTVNIQYLHMLNSESINTYVTDKLKNLSQKFDWIINAEVHFDKRNNPTQDKICKIELSVPGPRIFATSTEDNFEQAVKHTIKDLEKQLKKRKQTFASY
- a CDS encoding non-canonical purine NTP diphosphatase, translating into MKLVFATNNLNKLKEVQQLIPNTITLLSLKDIGCFEDIPETQNTIEGNAIQKAEYIKNNYGYDCFADDTGLEVEALNNQPGVFSARYAGPQRNANDNMDLLLSNLKDKPNRNAQFKTVIALHLNNILNTFTGICKGEITTEKHGVKGFGYDPIFKPEDYQDTFAQMDLELKNKIGHRGKAVQSLVKFLNNIDI
- a CDS encoding DEAD/DEAH box helicase, producing the protein MSTFQQLGLDADLLQAINDLGFETPSEVQQKAIPILLESDRDLVALAQTGTGKTAAFGFPMLQKIDPSSRTTQGLILSPTRELCLQITNEMKLYGKYLNGLNVTAIYGGSSITEQAKQVKRGAQIIVATPGRMKDMISRKLVDISKIEYAVLDEADEMLNMGFYEDINDILANTPIDKSTWLFSATMPKEVAKIAKDFMSDPLEVTVGNKNESTTNVSHEYYLVNSRDRYLALKRLADANPDIFSVVFCRTKRDTQKVAEKLIEDGYNAGALHGDLSQNQRDLVMKSFRNNQIQMLVATDVAARGIDVDDVTHVINYQLPDEIETYTHRSGRTGRAGKTGVSMVIVSKSEVRKIKSIERIIKRQFDKKELPSGIEICEVQLMSLANKVHNTEINHEIDAYLPSINEIFEDTSKDELIKKFFSVEFSRFFNYYKNSKNLNVEASSSDSNRGESSGNSTRYFINVGRKDGYDWMKLKDYLKEVLQLGRDDVFKVDVKDSFSFFNTEKEHQDKVLEFFTDYKENGRFINVEITEDRGRRDRKRGDRNRRDGGNRRRRNDNNNSEKRSRRSNDSAPKKGRRSDRDKSEFKSTHGRPRRSRR
- a CDS encoding carboxypeptidase-like regulatory domain-containing protein, producing the protein MKQFLAFLIVVLSLNFSFAQNKKDQTTSTTVDSTKVISDNFVGGIIIDATTRQPLENVNVVNLNQVIGTATNKDGEFELRAKANDTLHLSYLGFKSVKVKVTNDWLNKIEKSTITLTELALALEEVVVTELKLTGYLEVDIKQVNTNNNYRYSINGLSTGYEAGKKQPNAINKVLGSIFNPLDFLYNTFSKKGGELRKLKKMKEDDNIRNTLASRFDRDMLTALLGVTRVDLDEIVSQCNYSEEFVNTANDLQILDAISECYEEYKVLNRTRKKRL
- a CDS encoding TrmH family RNA methyltransferase encodes the protein MIDIKLLNHLESYLTAKRLQRFNSVLDQRTKHFTVATEDVYQLHNTSAVIRSCDVFGVQEVNIVEEVNTKRIDREIAMGAQKWVDLNRFHSVKDCISNLKAKGYQIVATTPHAEDCDLYDFDVTKKSCFFFGRETEGLSDEVIQQADCFLKIPMVGFTESLNISVSAAIILQHATSKLKKTEIDWQLTEEEKLEKRLDWCKKTIKSYDEIVVRFYSY